One genomic segment of Hymenobacter psoromatis includes these proteins:
- a CDS encoding cyanophycinase, whose protein sequence is MKQLIPRGKLIAIGGNEDKGTYPTVRSKRQYYLNFFELGILKRVVSESGKEDPRIEVVTTASMIPHEVAPIYTASFAMLNCHNVGIMDIRTPTDARQPDYLARLQAADVVMFSGGNQSRLREMFSDTDFLQLLVRRYHEEAGFVVAGTSAGAMAMSQHMIRGGSVPDSLLKGAVKMGTGLSLLPAAIVDSHFVKRGRFGRLIEAVALYPKLIGIGLGEDTGVLITDGHLVETIGSNLVIILDGFDITHNNAAAAHKGTALSIENIRMHVLAKGNVYCMTKRKFYVSKEAAVPVA, encoded by the coding sequence TTGAAACAACTTATTCCGCGCGGCAAGCTTATCGCCATTGGGGGCAACGAGGACAAGGGCACCTACCCCACCGTTCGTAGCAAGCGCCAGTACTACCTGAATTTTTTTGAGTTGGGAATTTTAAAGCGCGTCGTGTCCGAGTCGGGCAAGGAAGACCCGCGCATTGAGGTCGTGACTACGGCTTCGATGATTCCGCACGAGGTAGCCCCGATTTATACGGCTTCCTTCGCCATGCTCAACTGCCACAACGTGGGCATCATGGATATTCGGACGCCCACCGATGCCCGGCAGCCCGACTACCTGGCCCGCCTGCAAGCGGCCGACGTAGTGATGTTTTCGGGGGGTAACCAGTCGCGCCTGCGCGAGATGTTCAGCGATACCGACTTTTTGCAGCTGCTCGTGCGCCGCTACCACGAGGAGGCGGGCTTCGTCGTAGCCGGCACCAGCGCCGGGGCGATGGCTATGTCGCAGCACATGATACGCGGCGGCTCGGTGCCCGATTCCCTGCTTAAAGGAGCTGTGAAGATGGGTACCGGCCTGAGCCTGCTGCCCGCCGCCATCGTAGACTCGCACTTCGTGAAGCGCGGGCGCTTCGGCCGCCTTATTGAGGCGGTGGCACTCTACCCCAAGCTCATCGGCATTGGACTGGGCGAAGACACCGGCGTGCTCATCACCGATGGCCACTTGGTTGAAACCATCGGGTCGAACCTAGTGATTATATTAGACGGTTTCGATATTACGCACAACAATGCTGCCGCCGCCCATAAAGGCACCGCGCTGTCTATCGAAAATATTCGGATGCACGTGCTGGCCAAGGGCAACGTGTACTGCATGACAAAGCGCAAATTCTACGTCAGTAAAGAGGCGGCCGTACCCGTTGCGTAG
- a CDS encoding T9SS type A sorting domain-containing protein produces MKKLYASLLFIAASLLARPTQAQYYTFNDAAGGLSSYKQDFNTLSGNVALTSNHLNSPSEVYAEAEFPGYPAPNNYYAPGTISANDGSNATGNYYHFGYASGAGASDRSFGGIAALSTANGIGYAGIRFKNASSVTIQNLEVQYAMEQWYNSGRQDAAQVDVSYLAGSSVTSLLQATGTWVSVPALQVKAPSTTTKALTSRDGNSAANRRLVSTTIMGINLAPGQEVMIRWAYALNSTTNGNGLSIDDVVVTPETGIFYSKTTGDLSALGTWGQNMDGTGTAPGSFTTDNQIFYVMSASPGTNPAYVAAPSSNATADRIGATASPTTASWTVSGANSKIVVGTASAPATLLVDYTKNIAGVIDVSPGSLFVTRRTLANGPIGFTLGTLASTSTVEYNSGSTSHSIQPNQYSNLKVTGSGSNPSTNPKNLFNSTIVTGILMVGGGSNLVLGDYDLTVISSGSITGSATGYVVTSGKGRLRMLVPRASSTALGTQVAFPVGSSFTSYTPVTLQQTTSNSDDVFEVRVIDNVYSSYDASYTPNGPAITNQVVNKTWLVSKEVPANAANVTMTTQWNMSENSGNFKTATAHINHYTGGAWDSYNTEVGVTGPNAGPFVVKRSNITSFSPFGVSSQPAGPLPVVLTSFGAQRSGAAVRCAWTTASEVNSRGFDVERSLDGHTFATLGMVAAAGTAATTRAYTFLDAHAPTTTAYYRLRQLDLNGTASYSPVVSVEALAGGTSATGVAVPNPTTGLVTIWAGANVTQAEVLTVLGASVLRQQLAEPTPQVALDLSSLPAGVYLVRLATANGPQVVRVNKQ; encoded by the coding sequence GTGAAAAAACTATACGCTTCTCTTCTATTTATTGCCGCCAGCTTACTAGCCAGGCCGACACAGGCGCAGTACTATACCTTTAACGATGCGGCTGGTGGACTCAGCTCTTACAAGCAGGATTTTAATACGCTTTCGGGCAACGTCGCACTCACGAGCAACCACCTCAACTCCCCGTCCGAGGTTTATGCCGAGGCCGAGTTTCCGGGCTATCCAGCGCCCAACAATTACTATGCGCCAGGCACTATCTCTGCCAATGACGGCTCCAACGCCACGGGTAATTACTATCACTTCGGCTACGCCAGCGGCGCGGGGGCCAGCGACCGGTCCTTTGGGGGCATCGCCGCGCTCAGCACCGCGAATGGCATTGGCTACGCAGGCATCCGCTTCAAGAACGCGTCGAGCGTTACCATCCAGAACCTGGAGGTGCAGTACGCGATGGAGCAGTGGTACAATTCGGGCCGCCAGGATGCCGCTCAGGTAGATGTATCGTACCTGGCGGGCTCCTCGGTAACTAGCCTGCTGCAAGCTACCGGCACCTGGGTCAGCGTGCCCGCCCTGCAAGTAAAGGCCCCCTCTACCACCACTAAGGCTCTCACCAGCCGCGATGGCAACTCGGCCGCCAACCGCCGCCTGGTTTCTACTACCATTATGGGTATCAACCTGGCTCCGGGCCAGGAAGTGATGATTCGCTGGGCCTACGCGCTTAACTCGACTACGAACGGCAACGGCCTCAGCATTGATGACGTGGTAGTGACCCCGGAAACGGGTATCTTCTATTCTAAAACGACCGGCGACCTGAGCGCTCTGGGTACCTGGGGCCAGAATATGGATGGCACGGGTACGGCTCCTGGCAGCTTTACCACTGACAATCAGATATTCTACGTTATGAGCGCCAGCCCCGGCACCAACCCGGCTTATGTTGCTGCGCCTAGCTCTAATGCAACCGCCGACCGCATTGGCGCTACAGCGTCGCCGACTACGGCGAGTTGGACTGTGAGCGGTGCGAACTCTAAAATAGTGGTTGGTACTGCAAGCGCCCCGGCAACGCTATTAGTAGACTATACAAAGAATATTGCCGGTGTAATCGATGTTTCGCCAGGCTCCTTATTCGTTACTCGCCGCACCCTTGCGAACGGCCCAATTGGTTTTACCCTAGGGACGCTGGCCAGTACCAGCACTGTAGAATATAATAGCGGCTCTACCTCGCATTCTATTCAACCTAATCAATACAGTAACCTAAAGGTTACGGGCAGTGGCTCCAACCCTAGTACTAATCCTAAGAACCTATTCAACAGCACCATTGTGACTGGTATACTCATGGTGGGTGGCGGCTCGAACCTGGTGCTAGGCGACTACGACCTGACAGTCATCAGCTCGGGTAGTATTACGGGCTCGGCTACGGGCTACGTAGTAACCAGCGGCAAGGGCCGCCTACGGATGCTAGTGCCGCGCGCCAGCTCCACAGCTTTGGGCACGCAAGTGGCCTTCCCGGTAGGTAGCAGCTTTACTTCCTACACCCCCGTAACGCTGCAACAAACGACGAGTAACAGCGACGACGTGTTTGAGGTGCGGGTGATTGATAACGTATACAGCAGCTACGATGCCAGCTATACCCCTAACGGCCCGGCCATTACCAATCAGGTAGTGAATAAAACCTGGCTCGTGAGCAAAGAAGTGCCCGCCAACGCGGCCAACGTCACCATGACCACCCAGTGGAATATGAGCGAAAACAGCGGTAACTTTAAAACTGCCACGGCCCACATAAACCACTACACCGGTGGAGCCTGGGATAGCTACAATACGGAGGTTGGCGTGACGGGCCCGAACGCTGGGCCTTTCGTGGTGAAGCGCTCTAACATCACCTCCTTCTCGCCGTTCGGGGTTTCTTCGCAGCCCGCCGGCCCCCTCCCCGTCGTGCTGACGAGCTTCGGCGCGCAGCGTAGCGGCGCGGCCGTGCGCTGCGCCTGGACCACCGCCAGCGAGGTCAATAGCCGCGGCTTCGACGTGGAGCGCAGCCTCGATGGCCACACCTTCGCTACCCTGGGCATGGTAGCCGCGGCGGGCACTGCGGCCACGACGCGCGCCTACACCTTCCTGGACGCGCACGCCCCCACCACCACGGCCTACTACCGCCTGCGCCAGCTTGACCTGAATGGTACCGCCTCGTACTCGCCCGTAGTGTCCGTAGAAGCCCTAGCGGGCGGAACTTCGGCGACTGGCGTGGCCGTGCCGAATCCCACGACTGGGCTGGTCACCATCTGGGCCGGGGCCAACGTGACCCAGGCCGAGGTGCTCACCGTGCTGGGCGCTTCGGTGCTCAGGCAGCAGCTGGCCGAGCCTACCCCCCAGGTAGCCCTCGACCTCAGCAGCCTGCCCGCCGGCGTGTACCTGGTGCGCCTGGCCACGGCCAACGGTCCGCAGGTAGTGCGCGTGAATAAGCAATAA
- a CDS encoding isoaspartyl peptidase/L-asparaginase family protein, with protein sequence MFALALHGGAGTIARATLTPALEADYRAALAAALVTGTALLAQGAPALDAVEATVRYLEDCPLFNAGRGAVFTHDGHHEMDAALMDGATRRAGAVAGARQVQNPIRAARLVMDQTEHVLLAYPGADELAREHGLPMQPPAYFFTQPRFDQLQEAIRAGRMQLDHAASPTPSADPNWKKGTVGAVARDQRGHLAAATSTGGMTNKRYSRIGDTPLIGAGTWADARCAISCTGHGEFFIRAVVGYDVACLMEYKGLSLAEACRVVVHDKLAPVGGEGGLIAVDADGHLALPFNSEGMYRASRNAAGEEQIAIYGD encoded by the coding sequence ATGTTCGCACTTGCTTTGCACGGCGGGGCCGGCACCATTGCCCGCGCTACCCTCACGCCCGCGCTCGAAGCCGACTACCGGGCCGCGCTGGCCGCCGCGCTGGTCACCGGTACGGCGCTGCTGGCCCAGGGCGCGCCCGCCCTCGATGCCGTGGAAGCCACCGTGCGCTACCTCGAAGACTGCCCGCTCTTCAACGCCGGGCGCGGGGCCGTGTTCACCCACGACGGCCACCACGAGATGGACGCCGCCCTCATGGACGGCGCTACCCGCCGGGCCGGGGCCGTAGCCGGCGCGCGCCAGGTGCAAAACCCCATCCGGGCCGCCCGCCTCGTGATGGACCAAACTGAGCACGTATTGCTGGCCTACCCCGGTGCCGACGAGCTGGCCCGCGAGCACGGCCTGCCGATGCAGCCGCCCGCGTATTTTTTCACCCAGCCGCGCTTCGACCAGCTGCAGGAAGCCATCCGGGCCGGCCGGATGCAGCTCGACCACGCCGCCAGCCCTACCCCCTCCGCCGACCCCAACTGGAAAAAAGGTACCGTGGGAGCCGTGGCCCGCGACCAGCGCGGCCATCTGGCTGCCGCCACCAGCACCGGCGGCATGACCAATAAGCGCTACTCGCGCATCGGCGACACGCCGCTCATTGGGGCGGGCACCTGGGCCGACGCGCGCTGCGCCATCAGCTGCACCGGGCACGGCGAGTTTTTTATCCGGGCTGTGGTGGGCTACGACGTAGCCTGCCTGATGGAATATAAAGGCTTGAGCCTGGCCGAGGCATGCCGGGTAGTGGTGCACGACAAGCTGGCCCCCGTGGGCGGCGAGGGCGGCCTCATTGCCGTGGATGCGGACGGCCATCTGGCCCTGCCCTTCAATTCGGAAGGCATGTACCGGGCCAGTCGCAACGCGGCGGGAGAGGAGCAGATTGCCATTTACGGCGACTGA
- a CDS encoding DUF3127 domain-containing protein: protein MAYDVTGRLHEIFDEQQVSDKFRKREFVLEVQDGQYPEQIKFQLVQDKTALIDPYKMGDEVKVTFNLRGRGFNKNGQMLYFTNLEAWRIEPATGGAPAGGGGSYSQPQQQAAARPAAQNQNPNLRAQPTAQPIAGDDDNDLPF from the coding sequence ATGGCATACGACGTAACCGGCCGCCTGCACGAAATCTTTGACGAACAGCAGGTAAGCGACAAGTTCCGCAAGCGTGAGTTCGTCCTTGAAGTGCAGGATGGCCAATATCCCGAGCAAATTAAGTTTCAGCTAGTGCAGGACAAAACTGCCCTCATTGACCCCTATAAGATGGGCGACGAGGTGAAAGTGACCTTCAACCTGCGCGGCCGGGGCTTCAACAAGAACGGCCAGATGCTATACTTCACCAACCTAGAGGCTTGGCGCATTGAGCCAGCTACGGGTGGTGCGCCCGCCGGCGGTGGCGGCTCGTATAGCCAGCCCCAGCAGCAGGCGGCTGCCCGCCCCGCCGCCCAAAATCAGAACCCCAACCTGCGTGCGCAGCCCACGGCCCAGCCCATCGCCGGCGACGACGACAACGACCTGCCTTTTTAA
- a CDS encoding RNA-binding domain-containing protein, whose product MNLRALISQGEGERLEFKKKTTHPTRIARTLASLANTHGGQVLVGVEDDGRIVGVRDAEEEMYLLREAAAHYIDPPLTLHFREVETEDNHIVLIVSVPESQNKPHRAQVAPGEWRGYVRVRDESVQTSSLTEKLLAQQPEDHLEKIPLSKDELRVLDYLRTKHPRITVAEYAKLLNVSRRRAYRTLIKLTLHGYLRYHDKEQEPYYTL is encoded by the coding sequence ATGAATTTACGCGCACTTATCAGTCAAGGCGAAGGCGAGCGGCTCGAATTTAAGAAGAAGACCACGCACCCAACCCGCATCGCGCGTACGCTGGCTTCGCTGGCCAATACGCACGGCGGGCAGGTGCTGGTGGGCGTGGAGGACGATGGCCGGATAGTGGGCGTGCGCGACGCCGAAGAGGAAATGTACCTGCTCCGCGAAGCCGCCGCCCACTACATAGACCCACCCCTGACGCTTCACTTCCGCGAAGTCGAAACCGAAGACAACCATATCGTGCTGATAGTGAGCGTACCCGAGAGCCAAAATAAGCCGCACCGCGCCCAGGTGGCCCCCGGCGAGTGGCGCGGCTACGTGCGCGTGCGCGACGAAAGCGTACAAACCAGCTCCCTCACCGAAAAACTATTGGCCCAGCAGCCCGAGGACCACCTCGAAAAAATCCCCCTCAGCAAAGACGAGTTGCGCGTGCTCGACTACCTCCGCACCAAGCACCCGCGCATCACGGTAGCCGAATACGCCAAACTTCTCAACGTGAGCCGACGCCGCGCCTACCGCACTCTCATCAAGCTCACGCTGCACGGCTACCTACGCTACCACGACAAGGAGCAGGAGCCATATTATACCCTATAA
- a CDS encoding alpha/beta hydrolase-fold protein, whose product MAVFRFQSPRGATVEVRRDEYLFSVTLGRLVRLDVVLPPGFSARAAAPYPILYLHDGQDLGRLRLPATLNQLYRRGELRPFVLVAVHAADRLQEYGVAARPDYLGRGSRAARYTNFMLKELLPYVQAHYHATADPAEAVVAGMSLGGLTAFDLAWHHPETFGRAGAFSGSFWWRGRGLQDGYTEADRLMHSLVAARPARSGQQFWLQAGTHDETNDRNGNGIIDAIDDTLDLLATLAGQGLPPAAARYVEVPGGHHHPDTWGGIMPDFLRWAFGTKELVAPERAATEKLPLRWRTGGRPLTRRPRGAARLHFQYLRPAATFAAMPTPPSATQARPAPGTYLPYTQAYIDLVPPGIDPLAQLRQQAAELHRELASLSEGQTLLRYAPGKWTPKEVLVHLMDAERIFTYRALRFARADAQELPGFDENEFATNSEANDHLMSDLLTEYHAVRAATLAFFGGLSGGQLDRAGRANGGPVAVRALLYIVAGHEQHHLRILRERYWPALPSPK is encoded by the coding sequence ATGGCAGTTTTCCGGTTTCAGTCGCCGCGTGGGGCCACCGTGGAGGTGCGGCGCGATGAGTATTTATTTTCAGTGACCCTGGGCCGCCTCGTGCGCCTGGATGTGGTGTTGCCGCCGGGCTTTTCGGCGCGGGCCGCCGCGCCCTACCCCATCTTGTATCTGCATGATGGCCAGGACCTAGGGCGGCTGCGTCTGCCGGCCACCCTCAACCAGTTGTACCGGCGCGGCGAGCTGCGGCCTTTCGTGCTGGTGGCCGTGCACGCCGCCGACCGCCTCCAGGAATACGGCGTGGCAGCCCGCCCCGATTACCTGGGCCGGGGTAGCCGGGCGGCTCGCTACACCAACTTTATGCTCAAGGAGTTGCTGCCCTACGTGCAGGCCCATTACCACGCCACCGCCGACCCCGCCGAAGCCGTGGTGGCGGGCATGTCACTGGGCGGGCTCACGGCTTTCGACCTGGCTTGGCACCATCCCGAGACGTTTGGGCGGGCGGGGGCCTTTAGTGGCTCATTCTGGTGGCGGGGTAGGGGACTGCAAGATGGCTATACCGAGGCCGACCGCCTGATGCACAGCCTGGTAGCGGCGCGCCCGGCCCGGTCCGGCCAGCAGTTTTGGCTGCAAGCCGGCACCCACGACGAAACCAACGACCGCAATGGCAATGGTATCATCGATGCCATTGACGATACCCTGGACCTGCTGGCCACCCTGGCCGGGCAGGGCCTACCCCCCGCCGCCGCCCGCTACGTGGAAGTGCCCGGCGGCCACCATCACCCCGACACCTGGGGCGGTATTATGCCCGATTTTCTGCGTTGGGCATTCGGTACCAAAGAGTTAGTCGCACCCGAGCGGGCCGCCACCGAAAAGCTGCCGTTGCGCTGGCGCACGGGCGGGCGGCCCCTCACGCGCCGCCCGCGCGGGGCCGCGCGGCTCCACTTTCAGTATCTGCGGCCGGCGGCTACCTTTGCCGCCATGCCTACCCCCCCCTCGGCTACCCAAGCCCGGCCCGCGCCCGGTACTTACCTGCCTTATACCCAGGCGTATATCGACCTTGTGCCCCCTGGGATAGACCCGCTGGCCCAATTGCGCCAGCAGGCTGCTGAACTGCACCGCGAGCTGGCTAGTCTCAGCGAAGGTCAGACGCTGTTGCGCTACGCCCCCGGCAAGTGGACGCCCAAGGAAGTGCTGGTCCATCTCATGGATGCCGAGCGCATTTTTACTTACCGCGCCCTGCGCTTCGCCCGCGCCGATGCCCAGGAGCTACCCGGCTTCGATGAGAATGAGTTTGCTACTAACAGCGAAGCTAATGACCATTTAATGAGTGATTTGCTTACTGAGTACCACGCCGTGCGCGCCGCTACTTTGGCCTTCTTTGGGGGTCTGAGTGGCGGGCAGCTCGACCGGGCCGGGCGGGCAAATGGCGGCCCGGTGGCCGTGCGCGCGTTGCTTTACATCGTGGCTGGCCACGAGCAGCACCACCTGCGTATTTTGCGTGAGCGCTATTGGCCTGCCCTACCCTCACCTAAGTAA
- a CDS encoding alpha/beta fold hydrolase: protein MHEEYRRLYSQHLGTELEMLVVGDYGYPVLIFPTSNGRYYEAKDFHLVDSVRWFIENRLLKLICIDSGDKWSWYAKHLHPGTRVHNHGLYDRMVSDELVPRLQQECQVDKIGVAGCSLGGYQALNFAFRHPNQVGHMFSMGAAFDIRMFLNGHYDEQAYFHNPLDYMPNAQDDNFHRMNIVLGTAEHDFCKGSNYQMSDILSHKQISHRLDVRPGTHDWPVWRAMFPDYISTIF, encoded by the coding sequence TTGCACGAAGAATACCGCCGCCTCTATTCCCAGCACCTGGGCACCGAACTGGAAATGTTGGTTGTGGGCGACTACGGCTACCCCGTCCTCATTTTCCCGACTTCGAACGGCCGCTATTACGAGGCCAAAGATTTTCACTTGGTGGACTCGGTGCGCTGGTTTATCGAAAACCGCCTGCTCAAGCTTATTTGCATTGATAGCGGCGACAAGTGGAGCTGGTACGCTAAGCATTTGCACCCCGGCACCCGCGTGCACAACCACGGCCTCTACGACCGCATGGTGAGCGACGAGCTGGTGCCGCGCTTGCAGCAAGAGTGCCAGGTGGATAAGATAGGGGTAGCGGGCTGCTCGCTAGGTGGTTATCAGGCGCTGAACTTTGCCTTTCGGCATCCCAATCAGGTAGGGCATATGTTTTCGATGGGCGCGGCCTTCGACATTCGTATGTTTCTAAATGGTCATTACGACGAGCAGGCGTATTTCCACAATCCGCTCGACTACATGCCCAATGCCCAGGATGATAATTTCCACCGCATGAATATCGTGCTGGGCACTGCCGAGCACGACTTCTGCAAGGGTTCTAACTACCAGATGTCGGACATTCTTTCGCACAAGCAAATTTCGCACCGCCTCGACGTGCGGCCTGGCACCCACGACTGGCCCGTGTGGCGCGCCATGTTCCCGGATTACATTTCGACTATCTTTTAG
- a CDS encoding ATP-grasp domain-containing protein, whose protein sequence is MKKIGILFGQENSFPQAFVDRVNQKAVDGITAEFVSIAEVEQNVATDYAVIIDRISQDVPFYRAYLKNAALTGTAVINNPFWWSADEKFFNNALAVQLGVPVPKTLLLPSKARPNDTNENSFRNLGMFDWHQAFEKIGFPAFMKPHSGGGWKSVYKVDNPDEAWRAYDETGQLVMLYQEAVDFDDYFRCYCLGGKDVLIMPYEPRNEPHQRYQTEMKTQGEAGQKLLATVKDYTLRLCQGLGYDFNTVEFAVRGGVPIAIDFGNPAPDADINSVGPENFEWVVEHAANLAITRAQAQQPGHDNLTWGTFVQKSARHPAPAGRGSVQVGDAVHETNDLGTNPPKPAKKAAAPKKAAGPKAQPITGAVPAAKAPAKVKKAAPKPKE, encoded by the coding sequence ATGAAAAAAATAGGCATCTTATTCGGCCAGGAAAATTCGTTTCCCCAGGCTTTCGTGGACCGCGTTAACCAGAAGGCGGTGGATGGTATTACGGCCGAGTTTGTCAGCATCGCGGAAGTTGAGCAAAATGTGGCTACCGACTACGCCGTCATTATCGACCGCATCTCGCAGGACGTACCCTTCTACCGCGCCTACCTCAAAAACGCCGCTCTCACGGGTACGGCCGTGATTAACAATCCGTTCTGGTGGAGCGCCGACGAGAAATTCTTCAATAATGCCCTTGCCGTGCAACTAGGCGTGCCGGTGCCCAAAACGTTATTGCTACCCAGCAAGGCCCGTCCCAACGATACCAACGAGAACTCATTCCGCAACCTAGGCATGTTCGACTGGCACCAAGCGTTTGAGAAAATCGGATTTCCGGCCTTCATGAAGCCCCACTCGGGTGGCGGCTGGAAAAGCGTGTACAAAGTGGATAACCCCGACGAAGCCTGGCGCGCCTACGACGAAACCGGCCAACTGGTAATGCTCTACCAGGAGGCGGTTGACTTTGACGACTACTTCCGCTGCTACTGTCTGGGTGGTAAGGATGTGCTCATCATGCCTTATGAGCCGCGCAACGAGCCTCACCAGCGCTACCAGACGGAGATGAAAACCCAAGGCGAAGCCGGCCAAAAGCTTCTCGCTACCGTCAAGGACTATACCCTGCGGCTGTGCCAGGGCCTGGGCTATGACTTTAATACGGTGGAATTTGCAGTGCGCGGCGGCGTACCTATCGCCATTGATTTTGGCAACCCCGCCCCCGATGCTGACATCAACTCGGTAGGACCTGAGAATTTTGAGTGGGTAGTGGAACACGCCGCTAACCTGGCCATTACCCGCGCCCAGGCCCAGCAGCCCGGCCACGATAACCTGACCTGGGGCACGTTCGTGCAGAAGTCGGCCCGGCACCCGGCACCCGCCGGGCGCGGCTCCGTGCAGGTTGGCGACGCGGTGCACGAAACCAATGACCTAGGCACTAATCCACCCAAACCCGCTAAGAAGGCAGCCGCGCCCAAAAAAGCAGCCGGCCCCAAGGCCCAACCCATTACGGGGGCTGTTCCAGCCGCCAAAGCGCCGGCTAAGGTCAAAAAGGCAGCCCCCAAACCAAAGGAATGA
- a CDS encoding carboxylate-amine ligase has product MSQPVFTLGIEEEFQTIDPVTRELRSHMSKIVEDGKITLHEQVKAEMHEAVVEVGTNICRNIQEARHEVLHLRRQVIELADRVGLKIAAAGTHPFSRWQDQPITPDARYDKIVEELQEAARSNLVFGMHVHVGIENRDIGVYMMNALRYFLPHLFALSTNSPFWEGRETGYKSFRTKIFERFPRTGIPDYFSSASEYDEFIALLIKTGCIDNGKKIWWDLRLHPFFDTIEYRICDMMMRPDETIAVAAVMQALVAKIYKLKCQNLNFRLYRSSLIKENKWRAARYGIDGQLIDFGTEEEKPARQLILELLDFVDDVVDELGSRHEVEYVLKMLEMGTGADRQLAVFHQTGDLTKVVDYILSETTHGL; this is encoded by the coding sequence ATGTCCCAGCCCGTTTTCACCCTCGGCATCGAGGAAGAGTTTCAGACCATCGACCCGGTTACGCGCGAACTGCGCTCGCACATGTCGAAAATTGTGGAAGACGGCAAGATTACGCTGCACGAGCAGGTGAAGGCCGAAATGCACGAGGCCGTGGTGGAGGTAGGCACCAACATTTGCCGTAATATTCAGGAGGCCCGGCATGAGGTACTTCACCTGCGTCGCCAGGTAATTGAGTTGGCCGACCGGGTAGGGCTGAAAATAGCGGCGGCCGGTACTCACCCATTCTCACGCTGGCAGGACCAGCCCATCACGCCCGATGCCCGCTACGATAAAATTGTGGAAGAATTGCAGGAGGCTGCCCGCTCTAACCTGGTTTTTGGGATGCATGTGCACGTGGGAATTGAAAACCGCGACATAGGCGTGTATATGATGAACGCGCTGCGGTATTTCCTACCCCACCTGTTCGCACTCAGCACGAACTCCCCTTTTTGGGAAGGCCGAGAGACTGGTTATAAGTCTTTTAGAACCAAGATTTTCGAACGTTTTCCACGCACAGGTATTCCCGATTATTTTAGCAGTGCTTCAGAATACGACGAGTTTATTGCACTGCTAATAAAAACCGGGTGCATAGACAACGGCAAGAAAATTTGGTGGGATTTACGTTTGCACCCGTTTTTTGACACTATTGAATACCGCATCTGCGATATGATGATGCGCCCCGACGAAACTATCGCGGTAGCGGCCGTAATGCAGGCGTTAGTGGCTAAAATTTATAAGCTCAAGTGCCAAAATCTAAACTTCCGGCTTTACCGTAGCTCGCTCATTAAGGAAAATAAATGGCGCGCCGCTCGCTACGGGATTGATGGCCAGCTTATTGATTTTGGTACAGAAGAGGAAAAACCGGCCCGCCAGCTTATTCTGGAACTACTCGATTTTGTGGACGACGTAGTAGATGAGCTTGGTAGCCGCCACGAGGTGGAATACGTGCTCAAAATGCTGGAAATGGGGACGGGAGCTGACCGCCAACTGGCCGTCTTCCACCAAACCGGCGACCTAACGAAAGTGGTAGATTATATTCTAAGTGAAACGACGCACGGCTTATAA
- a CDS encoding type 1 glutamine amidotransferase, whose amino-acid sequence MNNFKVAILDMYNNFPNEGMRCIRQLLRRAADDNQVDFLVHTFNVRAENAVPTLDYDIYISSGGPGSPLASGEPWEALYFNFIDELFTYNQQAESKKQLFLICHSFQLVSRHLGLGEVSRRKSTSFGVLPVHLTEAGQAEPVFAGLPEPFFVVDSRDYQLTDLHPERLLTLGIKVLCLEKERPHVPLARAIMSLRFSPEVIGTQFHPEADGEGMLRYMLTDERKQQVITAYGEDKYDEMVRLLADPTTIELTESIIIPTFLRRALAALREPAVSADLLAS is encoded by the coding sequence ATGAATAATTTTAAGGTTGCTATTTTAGACATGTATAATAATTTCCCTAACGAAGGAATGCGTTGTATTCGTCAATTGCTGCGACGGGCAGCGGACGATAATCAAGTTGATTTTCTAGTTCATACATTTAATGTGCGCGCAGAAAATGCCGTACCAACGCTCGATTACGACATTTATATTTCGAGTGGTGGCCCTGGCAGCCCCCTGGCCTCAGGGGAGCCGTGGGAGGCACTTTATTTTAATTTTATTGACGAGCTATTTACCTATAATCAGCAGGCCGAGTCCAAAAAGCAGTTGTTTCTCATCTGCCATTCTTTCCAGTTGGTAAGCCGGCACTTAGGGCTTGGGGAAGTGAGCAGGCGTAAGTCTACTTCCTTTGGGGTGCTACCCGTGCATTTGACTGAGGCTGGTCAGGCCGAGCCGGTTTTTGCAGGGCTACCAGAACCATTTTTCGTAGTTGATTCGCGTGATTACCAGCTCACTGATTTACACCCTGAACGGCTACTTACGCTAGGTATAAAAGTATTGTGCCTGGAAAAAGAGCGGCCGCACGTGCCACTGGCCCGCGCAATTATGAGCCTACGCTTTTCGCCCGAAGTAATTGGCACACAGTTTCATCCTGAGGCCGACGGCGAGGGTATGTTGCGCTACATGCTCACGGACGAGCGTAAGCAACAGGTTATTACTGCTTACGGCGAGGATAAATACGATGAGATGGTGCGGCTGCTAGCCGACCCTACTACTATTGAGCTAACGGAGTCCATTATTATCCCGACATTTTTGCGGCGGGCGCTAGCGGCATTGCGTGAGCCCGCGGTTAGCGCAGACCTTCTCGCAAGCTAG